A genomic segment from Rubrobacter tropicus encodes:
- a CDS encoding Stp1/IreP family PP2C-type Ser/Thr phosphatase produces MPLLELQPFGVTDPGKVRQNNEDALLVGEGEDETLFVVADGVGGFEAGEVASSIAVDVLRGLGPNDPFGQAIEEANRRILAAGRGDERLSGMGTTVVAVRFGGTRREPVAELAHVGDSRAYLVRGGELRPVTEDHSLVAELVRSGDLTRDQAAEHPQKNLITRALGAEDAVEVDTATLPVEAGDRFVLCSDGLTDMVRENRVAEILTEASEDPEKAAKNLLAAALEAGGNDNITVVVIDVKEREEPERVPRATAAAGDPAGGTSEMPVLETGAARGARGKRGARRSSTGAPARSAQKSSGSPKRRKRRSGGFARFLAALTRGLAVILVVIVALVPAYLWGSSRYYFSFEEGDVVAHQGIPYAPFGVELNREWQRPGLSEAEIKEPYEEPIETHKLYTRDEAEKVLADMGE; encoded by the coding sequence TTGCCCCTCCTCGAACTCCAGCCTTTCGGCGTCACCGACCCGGGCAAGGTGCGCCAGAACAACGAGGACGCCCTCCTCGTCGGCGAGGGCGAGGACGAGACGCTCTTCGTCGTGGCCGACGGCGTCGGCGGCTTCGAGGCCGGGGAGGTGGCGAGCTCCATCGCCGTAGACGTGCTCCGCGGCCTCGGCCCCAACGACCCGTTCGGGCAGGCCATAGAGGAGGCGAATCGCCGCATCCTGGCGGCCGGCAGGGGCGACGAGCGGCTGTCGGGGATGGGGACCACGGTCGTGGCCGTCCGCTTCGGGGGGACGCGCCGGGAGCCCGTCGCCGAGCTGGCCCACGTCGGCGACTCCAGGGCCTACCTCGTGCGCGGCGGGGAGCTCAGGCCCGTAACAGAGGACCACTCCCTAGTCGCCGAGCTCGTCCGCAGCGGCGACCTCACGCGGGACCAGGCGGCCGAGCATCCCCAGAAGAACCTGATCACCCGCGCCCTCGGGGCCGAGGACGCGGTGGAGGTGGACACGGCCACGCTCCCCGTGGAGGCCGGGGACCGGTTCGTGCTCTGCTCGGACGGCCTCACGGACATGGTGCGGGAGAACAGGGTCGCGGAGATCCTTACGGAAGCGTCCGAAGACCCAGAGAAGGCGGCGAAGAACCTCCTCGCCGCGGCCCTCGAGGCAGGCGGCAACGACAACATCACCGTCGTCGTTATCGACGTCAAGGAGCGCGAGGAGCCTGAGAGGGTCCCGCGCGCCACCGCGGCCGCGGGAGACCCGGCGGGTGGCACAAGCGAGATGCCGGTCCTCGAAACGGGCGCCGCGAGGGGGGCCCGCGGGAAGAGGGGCGCAAGGCGTTCGTCCACGGGAGCACCCGCGAGAAGCGCGCAGAAGAGCTCCGGGTCCCCGAAGAGGCGCAAGCGGCGCTCCGGCGGGTTCGCGAGGTTCCTGGCTGCCCTGACGAGGGGGCTGGCAGTCATCCTCGTGGTAATCGTCGCGCTCGTGCCGGCGTACCTGTGGGGTTCGAGCCGGTACTACTTCTCGTTCGAGGAGGGGGACGTCGTCGCCCACCAGGGAATACCGTACGCGCCCTTCGGGGTCGAGCTCAACCGGGAGTGGCAGAGGCCGGGGCTCTCGGAGGCCGAGATCAAGGAGCCCTACGAAGAGCCCATAGAGACCCACAAGCTCTACACCAGAGACGAGGCCGAGAAGGTTCTCGCGGACATGGGCGAGTAG
- a CDS encoding serine/threonine-protein kinase, which produces MTETRYIEGQGRYALSEMIGRGGFATVWRARTLSGMGRNRDVAVKVIPVYNAGERSRALREGQIAEGLKHKNIVRTLEVIPGDHEVFLVTEYVAGLPLDEAARAYDSRELTDALTQILEALVYAHGEGIIHRDIKPQNALVDDRGRVKLTDFGVAFRAGDTRLTRVGFAVGTPGYIAPEILDGADPTALTDIYAVGATARTLLARQPHEPPRRLKEFVDRATSPNPAHRPQSAWAALKLLTGRRAPVAGGLSSAGREKTVDRISAGAKDGALRVINGITAGWLGYMLGAPLVEGAQAIGVAAGLGVLAYLLPRLGALAVIVALFVALLQSSASLGLTILAPVLGGLWVGGAGSASADVRKLPLGPALAVLVTLSAGLGAGLPLLFGALMRPVGAGLSAAAGAFSMICYELTVRDMGPFAELPYIGAKFFTVPLRLGLEDLWVRAGLILADFPRLPFFVLLWVGMALVVSLAEWWGGWVAGLVAAVGGGVVGYALLVSERSQDALPEALTSLALAAIIYGVLRYLVARTRG; this is translated from the coding sequence GTGACCGAGACCCGTTACATCGAGGGACAGGGACGTTACGCGCTGTCGGAGATGATCGGGCGCGGCGGTTTCGCGACCGTCTGGAGGGCCAGGACACTCTCCGGCATGGGAAGAAACCGGGACGTGGCCGTAAAGGTGATCCCCGTCTACAACGCCGGCGAACGCTCCCGAGCCCTCCGGGAGGGCCAGATCGCCGAGGGCCTCAAACACAAGAACATCGTCCGTACCCTGGAAGTCATCCCAGGGGACCACGAGGTCTTCCTCGTGACGGAGTACGTCGCGGGCCTCCCGCTCGACGAGGCGGCGCGCGCCTACGACTCACGGGAGCTCACGGACGCCCTCACCCAGATACTCGAAGCCCTGGTCTACGCCCACGGCGAGGGCATCATCCACCGCGACATAAAGCCCCAGAACGCCCTCGTGGACGACCGGGGCCGCGTGAAGCTCACCGACTTCGGGGTGGCCTTCAGGGCCGGGGACACGCGGCTCACGAGGGTAGGCTTCGCCGTCGGCACGCCGGGCTACATAGCGCCCGAGATCCTCGACGGCGCGGACCCGACGGCGCTCACCGACATCTACGCCGTCGGCGCGACCGCAAGGACCCTGCTCGCCCGCCAGCCGCACGAGCCGCCGCGGCGGCTCAAGGAGTTCGTGGACCGGGCGACCTCCCCGAACCCGGCCCACCGCCCGCAGAGCGCCTGGGCCGCCCTGAAGCTACTTACCGGCAGGCGGGCGCCCGTCGCCGGTGGTCTCTCCTCGGCGGGGAGGGAGAAGACCGTTGACAGGATCTCCGCTGGCGCCAAAGACGGGGCCTTGCGGGTGATCAACGGGATCACGGCCGGCTGGCTCGGGTACATGCTCGGGGCGCCGCTGGTGGAGGGGGCGCAGGCTATAGGCGTCGCCGCGGGCCTCGGCGTGCTCGCCTACCTGCTCCCGCGCCTCGGCGCCCTGGCCGTCATAGTCGCGCTGTTCGTGGCCCTCCTGCAGAGCAGCGCGAGCCTGGGGCTCACGATCCTCGCCCCGGTGCTAGGCGGCCTCTGGGTCGGGGGCGCGGGCTCCGCGAGCGCGGACGTCAGAAAGCTTCCGCTCGGCCCGGCGCTCGCCGTGCTCGTCACCCTTTCCGCGGGCCTCGGGGCGGGGCTACCGCTCCTCTTCGGGGCGCTCATGCGTCCCGTCGGCGCGGGTCTCTCGGCGGCGGCGGGGGCTTTTAGCATGATCTGCTACGAGTTGACGGTCAGGGACATGGGTCCTTTCGCGGAGTTGCCCTACATCGGGGCGAAGTTCTTTACGGTGCCGCTGCGGCTCGGGCTGGAGGACTTGTGGGTGCGGGCCGGTCTGATCCTGGCCGACTTCCCGAGGCTGCCTTTCTTCGTACTCCTGTGGGTTGGGATGGCGCTCGTTGTCTCGCTGGCGGAGTGGTGGGGGGGGTGGGTGGCGGGGCTCGTCGCCGCCGTTGGCGGGGGCGTGGTAGGGTACGCGCTGCTGGTCTCCGAGAGGTCCCAGGACGCGTTGCCCGAGGCTCTGACTTCCCTTGCGCTCGCGGCTATAATATACGGGGTGTTAAGGTATCTCGTGGCGAGGACGAGAGGGTAG
- a CDS encoding FtsW/RodA/SpoVE family cell cycle protein — protein MTQRATTPMILALLVTTLGFATLIFAQGAASPPLIYGAYYAGTLFALYLGVRLLLPHSDVLLLPLVTLLTGLGLVMIFRLTYNVEDKTGLAITQAVWILIGSGAMFLLVLFFRNYYRLFDYKYLLAVVAVLLIASTFTPLGYEVNGARLWVSLGPVGFQPSEFARIALIIFFAGYLAETRDLLAATSRTILGVQIPALKYFGPVALVWAASLGLLVFEKDLGSSLLFFAVPLLMLYAATGRIAYVLLGTVLFSVGSFLAFLLFDHVKVRVRAWLDPWSYPDTDGFQILQSIFNIADGGLLGTGLGAGFAQTIPEVETDFVFSAVASELGLLGATAVLLAFLVFVYRGIKIALMAEDDASKLLAFGLTAMFAIQTLVIVGGVTKAIPLTGITLPFVSYGGSSVVGNFILTGLLLLISERAGRREQAGLGDGS, from the coding sequence TTGACCCAGCGCGCCACCACGCCCATGATCCTGGCCCTGCTCGTCACCACTTTGGGCTTCGCGACCCTCATCTTCGCCCAGGGCGCCGCCAGCCCGCCCCTGATCTACGGCGCCTACTACGCCGGGACCCTCTTCGCGCTCTACCTCGGCGTCAGGCTCCTGCTGCCGCACTCGGACGTGCTGCTCTTGCCGCTCGTTACGCTGCTCACGGGGCTCGGGCTCGTCATGATCTTCCGCCTGACGTACAACGTCGAGGACAAGACGGGGCTCGCGATCACGCAGGCGGTCTGGATCCTGATCGGCTCCGGCGCCATGTTCCTGCTCGTCCTGTTTTTCCGCAACTACTACCGCCTCTTCGACTACAAGTACCTGCTCGCCGTCGTCGCCGTCCTCCTGATCGCCTCGACGTTCACCCCCCTCGGGTACGAGGTGAACGGAGCCCGCCTGTGGGTGAGCCTCGGTCCCGTCGGCTTCCAGCCCTCCGAGTTCGCCCGCATAGCCCTGATAATCTTCTTCGCCGGCTACCTCGCCGAGACGAGGGACCTGTTGGCCGCGACGAGCCGAACGATCCTGGGCGTCCAGATCCCGGCGCTCAAGTACTTCGGCCCCGTCGCCCTGGTCTGGGCCGCGTCCCTCGGCCTGCTCGTCTTCGAGAAGGACCTAGGGAGCAGCCTCCTCTTCTTCGCGGTCCCGCTCCTGATGCTCTACGCCGCGACCGGCCGCATCGCCTACGTCCTGCTCGGCACGGTCCTCTTCTCCGTCGGGTCCTTCTTGGCGTTCCTGCTCTTCGACCACGTAAAGGTCAGGGTGCGGGCCTGGCTCGACCCGTGGTCCTACCCGGACACGGACGGGTTCCAGATCCTGCAGAGCATCTTCAACATCGCCGACGGCGGCCTGCTCGGCACCGGGCTCGGCGCGGGCTTCGCCCAGACGATCCCGGAGGTCGAGACCGACTTCGTCTTCTCTGCCGTCGCAAGCGAACTCGGCCTGCTCGGCGCAACGGCCGTGCTGCTCGCCTTCCTGGTCTTCGTCTACCGCGGCATCAAGATAGCCCTGATGGCCGAGGACGACGCCTCGAAGCTCCTCGCCTTCGGCCTGACGGCGATGTTCGCCATCCAGACGCTCGTCATCGTCGGCGGGGTCACGAAGGCCATACCTCTGACGGGCATCACGCTGCCCTTCGTCTCCTACGGGGGCTCCTCGGTCGTCGGCAACTTCATACTCACGGGCCTCCTGCTGCTTATCTCGGAGAGGGCCGGACGCCGCGAGCAGGCGGGGCTGGGTGACGGCTCTTGA
- a CDS encoding glutamate--cysteine ligase: MPIAFEGGGSGYSLGVEEELHIVDATTGELVSRIEEIMARLPKELCEFVSYELFQSVLEIKTPPCATAAETEKHLRELRGRVGSWAAACGASLASAGTHPFSRYKDQKVTDQDRYRQVIETLRWVAEREVIFGQHVHVAVPDEEKVIEAHNRLSEKAPLLLALSANSPFWQDMDTGFESSRVKIFETFPRAGLPPAFPDWKSFEAYVDLMVRSGAMDDYTYCWWDVRPHAKIGTIELRILDSQTNLKYTTALTALTQCVVAQAVEEREPRGPYNKDLAEENKWRASRHGMDAAFYDADKDANVPATDIARDLVEELKPHAQDLGCETELEGIIEIVEGGTGSQRQREVYESSGDFLDVVAFLIEGTRPALAEEQS; encoded by the coding sequence GTGCCGATAGCGTTCGAGGGTGGCGGTTCGGGCTACTCTCTGGGGGTCGAGGAGGAGCTCCACATAGTGGACGCAACCACGGGAGAGCTCGTCTCCAGGATCGAGGAGATAATGGCCCGCCTCCCGAAGGAGCTGTGCGAGTTCGTCTCCTACGAGCTCTTCCAGTCCGTGCTTGAGATAAAGACCCCGCCCTGCGCCACCGCCGCCGAGACGGAGAAGCACCTGCGCGAGCTTCGGGGTCGCGTGGGCTCGTGGGCCGCCGCCTGCGGCGCCTCACTCGCCTCGGCGGGCACCCACCCCTTCAGCCGCTATAAGGACCAGAAGGTCACGGACCAGGACCGCTACAGGCAGGTGATAGAGACCCTGCGCTGGGTGGCCGAGCGGGAGGTGATCTTCGGCCAGCACGTCCACGTGGCCGTCCCCGACGAGGAGAAGGTCATCGAGGCCCACAACCGCCTCTCGGAGAAGGCCCCGCTGCTCCTCGCCCTCTCAGCAAACTCCCCGTTCTGGCAGGACATGGATACGGGCTTCGAGTCGAGCCGGGTCAAGATCTTCGAGACCTTCCCCCGCGCGGGCCTCCCCCCCGCCTTCCCCGACTGGAAATCCTTCGAGGCCTACGTCGACCTCATGGTCCGCTCGGGCGCCATGGACGACTACACCTACTGCTGGTGGGACGTCCGCCCGCACGCCAAGATCGGCACGATCGAGCTCCGCATCCTCGACTCCCAGACGAACCTCAAATACACCACGGCCCTCACGGCCCTCACCCAGTGCGTAGTCGCCCAGGCCGTCGAGGAGCGGGAACCCCGCGGCCCATACAACAAGGACCTCGCCGAGGAGAACAAGTGGCGGGCCTCCCGCCACGGCATGGACGCCGCCTTCTACGACGCCGATAAGGACGCCAACGTCCCCGCCACAGACATCGCCCGCGACCTGGTCGAAGAGCTCAAACCCCACGCCCAGGATCTGGGCTGCGAGACCGAGCTCGAAGGCATCATCGAGATAGTCGAGGGCGGCACGGGCAGCCAGCGCCAGCGGGAAGTCTACGAGAGCAGCGGCGACTTCCTCGACGTGGTCGCGTTTCTTATAGAGGGGACGAGACCCGCGCTCGCAGAGGAGCAGAGCTAG
- a CDS encoding CARDB domain-containing protein — MATQESTQVRKYVTSADSVLTDSSNAGRGELQGTLTSSGGDPGMVDEEALAGVAHQSDRYYTQALQNDEVPPEFEDAQPYLVSALGVRKEATENLASAATGSGSGFGDALATAVEDFRTSDSIIANHYIPAVRESLEQAGQTGDGGYLEEPRPFMDYREIGFDAASSASTGRSDPSAVHGVQIDAVTVAGRPLAPGANVVLTGGDEPTFAVTVANGGEVPESAVDVEVILNTDAERQSKNATVGRIEPNGTATVEIGGFIPGALDETVETTVEAGPVKYEKTTDNNTLQGSVTFGL; from the coding sequence GTGGCGACCCAGGAATCGACCCAGGTCCGCAAGTACGTAACCAGCGCCGACAGCGTCCTCACCGATTCCTCGAACGCCGGCAGGGGAGAGTTGCAGGGCACCCTCACCAGCTCCGGGGGCGACCCCGGGATGGTAGACGAGGAGGCGCTGGCCGGGGTCGCGCACCAGTCCGACAGGTACTACACGCAGGCCCTGCAGAACGACGAGGTTCCGCCCGAGTTCGAGGACGCGCAGCCGTACCTGGTCTCGGCTTTAGGCGTCCGCAAGGAGGCGACGGAGAACCTGGCGAGCGCCGCCACCGGCAGCGGGTCTGGCTTCGGGGACGCCCTGGCCACGGCCGTCGAGGACTTCAGGACCAGCGACTCGATCATCGCCAACCACTACATCCCGGCCGTCCGGGAGTCGCTGGAGCAGGCCGGGCAGACCGGAGATGGCGGCTACCTCGAAGAGCCCCGCCCCTTCATGGACTACCGCGAGATCGGCTTCGACGCGGCCTCCTCCGCCTCCACCGGCCGCAGCGACCCGAGCGCCGTTCACGGCGTCCAGATAGACGCCGTCACCGTCGCCGGACGCCCGCTCGCCCCAGGCGCAAACGTCGTGCTCACGGGCGGCGACGAGCCGACCTTCGCCGTAACCGTCGCCAACGGTGGCGAGGTCCCCGAGTCCGCGGTGGACGTCGAGGTCATCCTCAACACCGACGCCGAGCGCCAGTCCAAGAACGCGACCGTCGGGCGCATAGAGCCCAACGGGACGGCCACGGTAGAGATAGGCGGCTTCATCCCCGGCGCCCTGGACGAGACCGTCGAGACGACCGTCGAGGCCGGTCCGGTCAAGTACGAAAAGACAACGGACAACAATACCCTGCAAGGGTCGGTCACGTTTGGCTTGTAG
- a CDS encoding Lrp/AsnC family transcriptional regulator: MVTAIVLVTTEGERVQEAAQAMLAVEGVTEAYSVTGPYDLVVMVRIPDFESLADIVPEKLAQVPGVARTETMVAFRAYSNYDLDRAWSLGFEE, translated from the coding sequence TTGGTAACGGCGATAGTCCTCGTCACGACCGAGGGAGAGCGCGTCCAGGAGGCGGCCCAGGCGATGCTCGCCGTCGAGGGCGTAACGGAAGCATACTCCGTAACCGGCCCCTACGACCTCGTGGTCATGGTCCGCATCCCGGACTTCGAGAGCCTCGCCGACATAGTCCCCGAGAAGCTCGCCCAGGTCCCCGGCGTCGCCCGCACGGAGACGATGGTCGCGTTCAGGGCGTACTCGAATTACGATCTGGACCGGGCGTGGAGCCTGGGGTTCGAGGAGTAA
- a CDS encoding FhaA domain-containing protein → MGFLKGIEKRMESLVEGVFGRAFRRQIHPVEIAKGLTKQMDEGRMVSISRTYAPNNFTVHLSKEDSESIQAYQDSLKDELIQYASTHAENKNYHLMTPPRIRFETEETLRFGEFGVTAKLTGGDGPREKGAPQDTSGQTRIFKTEETTGGDQGTAAISAEEAERHGLARETVEIVLEDGAYPLEGSGPWTVGRSQENDITVNDPNVSRRHARISRADNGFVVEDLGSTNGTLLDGAPIDRERIEGGDELTFGQSAARFVRRIDVPGGTPRGGRPSPSRGR, encoded by the coding sequence GTGGGTTTCCTCAAGGGCATCGAGAAGAGGATGGAGTCCCTGGTAGAAGGCGTCTTCGGGCGGGCCTTCAGGCGCCAGATACACCCGGTCGAGATCGCCAAGGGCCTGACCAAGCAGATGGACGAGGGCCGCATGGTCTCCATCTCCCGCACCTACGCCCCGAACAACTTCACCGTCCACCTCTCCAAGGAGGACTCGGAGTCCATCCAGGCCTACCAGGACTCGTTGAAGGACGAGCTGATCCAGTACGCCTCCACCCACGCCGAGAACAAGAACTACCACCTGATGACCCCGCCCCGTATCCGCTTCGAGACCGAGGAGACGCTCCGATTCGGGGAGTTCGGCGTCACGGCCAAGCTGACGGGCGGGGACGGGCCGCGGGAGAAGGGCGCCCCGCAGGACACCTCGGGCCAGACCCGCATCTTCAAGACCGAGGAGACGACGGGCGGGGACCAGGGCACGGCCGCGATCTCGGCCGAAGAGGCCGAGCGGCACGGGCTGGCGCGGGAGACCGTCGAGATCGTGCTCGAGGACGGCGCCTACCCGCTGGAAGGCTCCGGCCCCTGGACGGTCGGTCGCTCGCAGGAGAACGACATCACCGTAAACGACCCGAACGTGTCGAGGCGGCACGCCAGGATCTCGCGCGCCGACAACGGCTTCGTCGTAGAAGATCTCGGCTCCACGAACGGCACCCTGCTCGACGGCGCCCCGATAGACCGGGAGCGCATAGAGGGCGGGGACGAGCTGACTTTCGGACAGTCGGCGGCCCGATTCGTGCGCCGCATAGATGTCCCGGGCGGGACCCCGCGGGGCGGGAGGCCCTCGCCGAGCAGGGGACGCTAG
- a CDS encoding FHA domain-containing protein: protein MLELQVPLLAAKALLLLLLFAFIYAVMRRGIGDLRKVPDDEPYVPGRGSGRRPGPQGNGQRAYAPRPTGTPEFVVEESDILAPQTRFELRDGETSVGRSSASDVVLKSDDYASGRHAKLTRHGGLLYVEDLGSTNGTFVNGSKTVGATPVRNGDNVRIGSTTFRYEE from the coding sequence ATGCTCGAGCTGCAGGTGCCGCTCCTGGCGGCCAAGGCGCTGCTCTTGCTCTTGCTCTTCGCCTTTATCTACGCCGTGATGCGCCGCGGGATAGGAGACCTCCGCAAGGTGCCGGACGACGAACCATACGTGCCCGGTCGTGGGTCGGGGAGGCGCCCGGGTCCCCAGGGCAACGGGCAGAGGGCATACGCCCCGCGTCCCACGGGGACGCCCGAGTTCGTCGTGGAAGAGTCGGACATCCTGGCCCCCCAGACGCGCTTCGAGCTGCGCGACGGCGAGACGAGCGTGGGCCGCTCCTCGGCGAGCGACGTGGTCCTCAAGAGCGACGACTACGCCTCCGGGAGGCACGCCAAGCTCACCCGCCACGGCGGCCTCTTGTACGTGGAGGACCTCGGCTCCACGAACGGGACCTTCGTCAACGGCAGCAAGACCGTCGGCGCCACGCCGGTCAGGAACGGGGACAACGTCCGCATCGGCTCGACCACCTTCCGGTACGAGGAGTAG
- a CDS encoding GNAT family N-acetyltransferase, producing MVEIETDRLLLRGWREEDIEPYARICADPEVMRFIGSGKTLTREQSGAQISRFVRHWEEHGFGLWAAEEKSSGSLLGFVGLAHLEDWTASGHDTEVGWRLDRAYWGRGFATEGAKASVDYGFERFGLATIISIIQPGNTTSRRVAEKTGLTLRGETRWRGIDVVWYAIDRNDPRPES from the coding sequence ATGGTCGAGATCGAAACGGATAGGCTCCTGCTGCGCGGTTGGCGGGAGGAAGATATCGAGCCTTACGCGCGAATATGCGCGGACCCTGAGGTGATGCGCTTTATCGGTAGTGGCAAAACGCTCACCCGGGAGCAGAGCGGGGCGCAGATCTCGCGTTTCGTCCGGCACTGGGAGGAGCACGGCTTCGGGCTGTGGGCGGCGGAGGAGAAATCGAGCGGTTCTCTCTTGGGCTTCGTCGGCCTCGCCCATCTGGAGGATTGGACCGCTAGCGGGCACGATACCGAGGTGGGGTGGAGGCTGGATCGCGCCTACTGGGGACGGGGCTTCGCGACTGAAGGAGCGAAGGCCAGCGTGGACTACGGCTTTGAGAGATTCGGGTTAGCGACGATCATCAGCATCATCCAGCCCGGGAATACGACCTCCCGGCGTGTCGCGGAGAAAACCGGGCTTACCTTACGCGGCGAGACCCGTTGGCGGGGCATAGACGTAGTCTGGTACGCGATAGACCGCAACGATCCGAGGCCAGAAAGCTGA
- a CDS encoding DMT family transporter, translating into MPYNYRARSRLGETLQETRNTLLGALAVVAAASTWGTLGIFSKILYAEGVSFESLVAFRAAVGWLAVMAFLLATGGLRSLKVARRDLAFLIPLGFIGIGLFYLFYFFTVRESAVGTAAVLLYSSPAFVVVLAWLFLREGLGPAKLVSLGMTVCGVFLVAGAYDPSNLEVTPTVLVTGLLAGLTYGLYSIFGRPVAGRLGPAVILSYALFFGSALLVPAAVPTLHTLAGLSLASYGLLFMLAVVHTTLAFALYTFGLGRLGAGRAAIVATVEPVVAGVLGAVLLGEELTAPKVVGAGLVIAGAVLAQLRLGKTGRTGKTV; encoded by the coding sequence TTGCCGTATAACTACCGCGCACGTTCGAGACTGGGGGAGACTCTGCAGGAGACCAGAAACACGCTGCTCGGCGCGCTCGCCGTCGTGGCCGCGGCCTCGACGTGGGGGACGCTCGGGATCTTCTCGAAGATCCTCTACGCCGAAGGTGTCTCTTTCGAGTCGCTCGTGGCGTTCCGCGCGGCGGTCGGGTGGCTGGCCGTGATGGCCTTCCTGCTGGCCACCGGAGGCTTGAGGAGTCTGAAGGTCGCGCGCCGGGACCTGGCGTTTCTTATCCCCCTGGGATTTATAGGTATCGGGCTCTTCTACCTCTTCTACTTCTTTACGGTGCGGGAGAGCGCGGTGGGCACGGCCGCGGTGCTGCTGTACAGTTCCCCGGCTTTCGTGGTGGTGCTTGCCTGGCTCTTTCTCCGGGAGGGGCTCGGGCCGGCGAAGCTAGTCTCGCTCGGGATGACCGTCTGCGGCGTCTTTCTCGTCGCGGGCGCCTACGACCCGTCGAACCTGGAGGTCACCCCGACGGTGCTCGTAACCGGGTTGCTCGCGGGGCTCACCTATGGGCTGTACTCGATCTTCGGCCGCCCCGTCGCCGGCCGGTTGGGACCGGCCGTGATCCTCTCCTACGCGCTCTTCTTCGGGTCCGCGCTGCTCGTACCCGCCGCGGTACCGACGCTCCACACCCTCGCGGGACTCTCTCTTGCTTCGTACGGCCTGCTTTTCATGTTGGCCGTGGTCCACACCACGCTCGCTTTCGCGCTCTACACCTTCGGGCTCGGAAGGCTCGGCGCCGGGCGCGCGGCCATCGTGGCGACCGTCGAGCCCGTGGTGGCCGGTGTTCTGGGCGCGGTCCTGCTGGGTGAGGAATTGACGGCCCCGAAAGTCGTTGGGGCCGGGCTCGTGATCGCGGGCGCGGTGCTTGCCCAACTCAGGTTAGGGAAAACAGGCCGGACGGGGAAGACGGTGTGA